GGGCGCGATCTTTCGTCGGATCAAATGGGGAAGGGCGGGAAACTCCACTGCCACCCCGATATCGACGACCCGGACCTCCGCATCGGCATGTCGCGCCAAGACGTTCACCCCAGCGCCGCCGCGCAGGAAATTCAGCACCATCTGCGCCGTCACCTCGATGGGATAGGCGCTCACCCCCTCCTGCACGATCCCATGATCGGCCGCAAACGTATAGACGGCCGCTCTTGGGATGTTCGGCATGAGTTTCCCGGTGAGCATGACATAGCAGGCGGCCAATTCCTCCAAACGCCCAAGACTGCCGGGTGGTTTGGTCAGACGGTCAAGACGGCGCTGCGCCTGCTCCAACAGGCCATGATCGGGCGGCTGAATGAGCGACAACAGATCATCGATGGTCATCACTCCTCCTCTACTTCAGTCTCAACGTCTGGCCGCTCACGATGAAGTGGACCTCATCCGCTTCGGCGGCTATTCGTTGATTGACCCTCCCGGCCACATCACGAAACCGCCGGGCTGATCGACCCAGCGGCACCAACCCGAGGCCGAGTTCATTGCTGACGAGCAGGACCAGGGCTTGGGTCCTACGAATGGCCCGCAGCAGATCGGTGACATGATCGTTCACCGCGTCATCGCGCACCCCCGTCGCGCCCAGGTTGCTCAGCCACAGGGTCAGGCAATCCACGACGATCGCGCGGTACTCCTGTCCCTGTTTTCGAAACCACCCGGCAAGATCGACGGGGACCTCCATCGTCTCCCAATCTGGCGACCTCATACGTTGATGGCGTCTGATCCGCTCGGCCATTTCCCGATCCAGCGCCTGTCCCGTGGCCACGAAGGCCTTGGGCGCCGCGTTTCCCGCCAATTCGAGCGCCGCCTGACTTTTCCCCGATGAGGCTCCTCCCAACACGAGAACCAGTTTGGCTCGCCTTCTGCTTGTCTTCTTCATACCCCTCTTCACGATTTTCGTGGAACGCGTTGGAACGGGCATTCCGACTCTTCCTCTGCAGCTCGACGTGGTTTCCCCACGATTCATAGTGCACGAGCCGATCCAGCGGCAGCCTGACCCGCCACCCAACCGTTTCAAGGTCAGGCCTTCGCGCAAACTCGGACACATAACCGAGACAGAGGTAGGCGAGCACCGTGACCGATTTGGGAATGCCGAGCAGGCGCTTCAAGGCGGTATGATCCATGATGCTGACCCACCCGACTCCGATTCCTTCGGCCCTCGCCGCCAGCCACAGATTTTGAATCGCGCAACAGGTGCTGTAGAGGTCGGTGTCCCTCACGGTGGACCGTCCGAGGACCGCTCGGCCTCCGCGCCGGCGGTTGCAGGTCACGCAGAGATTCACCGGCGCTTCTTCGATGCCTTCGAGCTTGAGACTCCGATAGAGATCGGCGCGCATCCCGTCATACTGCCTCGCCGCCTCATTATTGATCCGGCGAAAGATTCTCTTTACGGCGCGCTTCGTCGTTCGGTGACGCACCACCACGAAGTCCCAGGGCTGCATGAAGCCGACCGACCCGGCATGGTGCGCGGCAGTCAGCAGCCTTCCCAGCACGTCATCAGGGATCGGCGCCGGCAGGAATCCCCGGCGCACATCGCGCCGCTCGAAGATGGCCCGGTACACGGCGCTTCGCTCCATGGGAGAAAACCCGGCATCGGCAGCGAGGGCTTCTTCACCGAGCCGAATAATGGATGGTGGATCAAACACCGGACCTCCCTGTTCTTAGTTCCCGCTCGTCGCAGGGGGATCATCGACCGGCTTCTGAACAAGACTCACATCCCCCGCACTGACTTTCTTGAGGCAATCGGGGCAGAGACAATCCTGGAAGCGGGCCGCGATCCAATCCATCTGGCGTTCCGTCACCCCGACCTGCCCGCACCAACAGCCCCATTGCCCGCACTCGAAGGTCCGGCCGCAGGCTTCGCAGGTCTTTGTGACCGGCCCTTTCATCCGCGCTCCTCGCCAAGCCGACTCCGGCTCGCCAGTCAGAACTCCACTCCCGCTTGCGCCCTGACGCCCTTTCGGAAGGGATGCTTCACCTGCTTCATCTCCGTCACCAGGTCCGCAGCCTCGATCAACTCGGCCTTGGCGCTCCGGCCCGTGACGACCACGTGCTGCATCGGCGGCCGTTCGGACAGGACGGGAAGCACCTCGGACAGGTGGACGTATTCGTGCTGCAGGACGATATTGAACTCGTCGAGGATCACCATCGCGTAGGAGGGATCGCGGAGGAACTCGCAGGCCTTCTCCCAAGCTCGCTGCGCGAAGGCCGTGTCCCGTTCCCGGTCCTGCGTTTCCCAGGTATAGCCTTCTCCCATGCGAAGGAACGTCACGAGCGGACCAAAACTCTTGAGCACCCGCTCCTCCGCCGTGTCGATTGCGCCCTTGATGAACTGCACGACCGCCACCTTCTTCCCATGGCCGACACAGCGGAGCACCATCCCCAGCGCGGCGGTCGTCTTGCCCTTGCCCGCTCCCGTGTAGACGATGAGCAGGCCCTTTTCCTCCTGCGCCCGTTCGATGCGGCGATCCACCGAGGCCTTCAACCGGGCCATCCTGGCCTTGTGCTCTTCATCGTCCGTCATCCGGCCTGCCTCCCCCCCGAGGCGTTTAACCTGCTCTGCCTGGCCGCTTCGACCAGCGCCTCCGCCACCTGCGGCCGGCTGGCAAAATGCAGGTGCGTGTACAGGGCCAGGGTCTTCTTCGTGACCAGCCCGTCCGGTCCCTTGGTTTCACCTCGCGCATCGGTCAATCGGCAGGCATAGTCGAGCGGTCCCGTCGCGCTCAAGGCGGAGTAATGGAATTCATGCCCGCGCACGACCGTGCCCAGCTCACCCAGGATGCAGGGCCGCGAGAATTCGACCGTCCGGTATCCGAGCGTGAGCCCCGATCGTCTCATGCCCGCTTCCGCGGCGAACAGGCCGACCATCTCGTGCGACCGGCCCTTGAAATCGCGGATCGCCTTGGTCAGATACATCAGCCCACCGCATTCGGCGTAGATAACGCCGCCTCGCTCCGCGAAGGATCGGATGGCCCGCTTCATCGCCACGTTCGCAGCCAGTGCTTCCCCGTGGAGTTCCGGATAGCCCCCGCCCAGATACAACAGATCGACGTCGGGCAACGTGTGGTCGCTCATCGGCGAGAAGCGGATCAACCGCGCTCCTTCCGCCTCGAGCAAATCGAGGTTGTCCTGATAGTAAAAGCAGAAGGCTTGATCGTAGGCGATGCCGATCCGGATGTCGCGGCCGGTGTGCTGCTTCACCGGAACGATCGGCGCGGCAGGCAATTCAACGCTTGAGCCGGCCAGATGCTCGATCAGATCCAGATCGACCGTCTCCGCCGCGGCTCGGCCCAGCCGCTCGTAGAGATCGGCCGATCCCCGTTCGATCGCCGTCATCAACCCGAGATGGCGATCGGGAATCGACGCCGATGGATCGGTCCGCAGGTACCCCACGACGGCAACGTTCGTTCGCTGGTCGACCGCTGCTTTCAGGAGACGGTAATGGCCGTCGCTGTTGACCCGATTGAAGAGCACGCCGGCAATGTTGAGCAGCGGATCGAACCGGACAAAGCCTTCGACCATCGCCGCGGCGGAGCGAGCCATGGCGCTGCCGTCGATCACGAGCAGCACCGGCGCGTCGAGCTGTTTCGCCAATTCCGCCGTGCTGCCAAGCTCGTTCACCGGCGAGCTGCTGTCGAACAGCCCCATCATGCCTTCCACGATCGAGAGGTCCGCGCCGGCCGCCGCGCGGGTGAAGATCGCTCGATTGACTTCTCTCCCCAGCATCCACCCGTCCAGATTGCGCGACGGACGGCCGGTCGCCGCCTGGTGGTGGCCTGGGTCGATGAAGTCCGGCCCGGCCTTGAACGATTGAACCATCCGACCTCTGGCTGTGAAGGCAGCCAGCAAGGCCAAGGTCACCGTCGTTTTCCCGACGTTGCTGCCGGTGCCGGCGATAATGATCCGCGGCGCCTTCACGATCACTCCTCAGAAAGTCAGTTTAACCCCGCCAAAGACCGACCGAA
The DNA window shown above is from Nitrospira tepida and carries:
- the cobU gene encoding bifunctional adenosylcobinamide kinase/adenosylcobinamide-phosphate guanylyltransferase; translation: MKKTSRRRAKLVLVLGGASSGKSQAALELAGNAAPKAFVATGQALDREMAERIRRHQRMRSPDWETMEVPVDLAGWFRKQGQEYRAIVVDCLTLWLSNLGATGVRDDAVNDHVTDLLRAIRRTQALVLLVSNELGLGLVPLGRSARRFRDVAGRVNQRIAAEADEVHFIVSGQTLRLK
- a CDS encoding cysteine-rich CWC family protein, with protein sequence MKGPVTKTCEACGRTFECGQWGCWCGQVGVTERQMDWIAARFQDCLCPDCLKKVSAGDVSLVQKPVDDPPATSGN
- a CDS encoding cobyrinate a,c-diamide synthase, producing MKAPRIIIAGTGSNVGKTTVTLALLAAFTARGRMVQSFKAGPDFIDPGHHQAATGRPSRNLDGWMLGREVNRAIFTRAAAGADLSIVEGMMGLFDSSSPVNELGSTAELAKQLDAPVLLVIDGSAMARSAAAMVEGFVRFDPLLNIAGVLFNRVNSDGHYRLLKAAVDQRTNVAVVGYLRTDPSASIPDRHLGLMTAIERGSADLYERLGRAAAETVDLDLIEHLAGSSVELPAAPIVPVKQHTGRDIRIGIAYDQAFCFYYQDNLDLLEAEGARLIRFSPMSDHTLPDVDLLYLGGGYPELHGEALAANVAMKRAIRSFAERGGVIYAECGGLMYLTKAIRDFKGRSHEMVGLFAAEAGMRRSGLTLGYRTVEFSRPCILGELGTVVRGHEFHYSALSATGPLDYACRLTDARGETKGPDGLVTKKTLALYTHLHFASRPQVAEALVEAARQSRLNASGGRQAG
- the cobO gene encoding cob(I)yrinic acid a,c-diamide adenosyltransferase, with the protein product MTDDEEHKARMARLKASVDRRIERAQEEKGLLIVYTGAGKGKTTAALGMVLRCVGHGKKVAVVQFIKGAIDTAEERVLKSFGPLVTFLRMGEGYTWETQDRERDTAFAQRAWEKACEFLRDPSYAMVILDEFNIVLQHEYVHLSEVLPVLSERPPMQHVVVTGRSAKAELIEAADLVTEMKQVKHPFRKGVRAQAGVEF